A stretch of DNA from Nonlabens ponticola:
ATTATTGCGTAAATAAAATCACTGCTGGACTGCGGTAAAAAATGCTTTTGTTGACTTTTTCCTGGGCCAACACCGGTTACATAACCTGTGGCTATGGCAGTTTTTGCTTTTTCAACTTGATAAACAGAATCTGAATCACCGTCACCAGAGAAACTCTCTATACGGCTTACCCAGGTGTCAACGCGATTAGGAAACATTCCAGGAAAGGCCTTTGCCATAAGAATGAATAAGGTCAAGGTCAATAATCCTGCACCAACGATTCCCAGTAAGTATTTCCACGGATAACCGCCGATGAAGCATAGCAACAAAACCATTGAAAATATGATAGCCGTTGTGGAAAAGTTTGATGGCAAAATAAACATCAATACCGCCGCCACTGGAAGCCATAAGGGAACGATGGATTTTTTGAATTCTATGATTTTGTCGCGCATCGCGTTAAGGTAGCGTGCTACCCAAACCATGAGCACCACCGCCGCCAAGGTACTTGTTTGAAACCCGATGCCCACAAACGGAATGCGTATCCATCGACTGGCGTTTGCGCCACCCATTTCGGTTCCTTGAAAGGCAGTAACTATAAGTAATACCACCACTACAGGTAACATGATAATACTTAATCCCTTGAAGTAATTGTAGGGTATTTTGTGAACCGCATACACGATGCCTATTCCCAAAACTAAGTGCGCAAAATGTTTCAAAATATACTTGAGCGTGTTGCCTTCACCACCATTCAGATATGCGAGATTGCTGCTCGCACTATACACTGGTAAAAACGAAAATATCGCCAGCATAAGCACTAGTGCCCACAAGAATAAATCACCTGATATGTA
This window harbors:
- a CDS encoding FtsW/RodA/SpoVE family cell cycle protein, which encodes MLAIFSFLPVYSASSNLAYLNGGEGNTLKYILKHFAHLVLGIGIVYAVHKIPYNYFKGLSIIMLPVVVVLLIVTAFQGTEMGGANASRWIRIPFVGIGFQTSTLAAVVLMVWVARYLNAMRDKIIEFKKSIVPLWLPVAAVLMFILPSNFSTTAIIFSMVLLLCFIGGYPWKYLLGIVGAGLLTLTLFILMAKAFPGMFPNRVDTWVSRIESFSGDGDSDSVYQVEKAKTAIATGYVTGVGPGKSQQKHFLPQSSSDFIYAIIIEEFGIIGGLVVLAVYLLVLFRVVVIANKSDTIFGTLLVIGVGFPIVLQALINMAVAVNLFPVTGQTLPLISSGGTSIWMTCMAIGIILSVSAKRQAIKAQETPDEEMNPLDVLSEAL